One genomic region from Clarias gariepinus isolate MV-2021 ecotype Netherlands chromosome 20, CGAR_prim_01v2, whole genome shotgun sequence encodes:
- the LOC128508750 gene encoding uncharacterized protein LOC128508750 isoform X4, whose protein sequence is METSRVALIALVCVVFSSQKRISGAEVEMRVRRGDDVTLYSDCVEESGLYPMWFRNCSEKDHPRFNISAKDIMSGTFLFHSFVFNASTKAHDLLIKNVTESDLGLYYCALHGNKIKNNSSGITYSEVYYYGNRLTRLSLDVKDDLTGCDKTMTLTRDEPGSSDVFYVSLDIQPFQKKTKKKKRPQHFDFSTYSEVITERC, encoded by the exons ATGGAGACATCAAGAGTCGCTCTCATCGCTCTCGTGT GTGTTGTGTTCTCCAGTCAGAAGAGGATCTCTGGAGCAGAAGTGGAGATGAGAGTCAGACGAGGAGACGACGTCACTCTCTACTCCGACTGTGTTGAGGAAAGTGGATTATATCCGATGTGGTTTAGAAACTGTTCAGAGAAAGATCATCCTCGCTTTAACATATCAGCTAAAGATATTATGAGCGgcacttttctttttcactcgTTTGTGTTTAATGCGTCCACCAAAGCACACGATCTGTTGATTAAGAACGTCACAGAATCAGATCTGGGTCTGTACTACTGCGCTCTgcatggaaataaaataaagaacaacAGCAGCGGCATAACCTATAGCGAGGTGTACTACTATGGAAACAGACTTACTCGACTCTCTCTTG ATGTTAAAGATGATCTCACAGGTTGTGACAAAACGATGACTCTGACACGTGATGAG CCTGGAAGCTCTGATGTGTTTTATGTCTCTTTGGACATCCAGCCATTCCAgaagaagacaaaaaagaaaaagcgaCCTCAGCACTTTGACTTTAGTACCTATTCAGAGGTCATAACTGAGAGATGTTGA
- the LOC128508748 gene encoding uncharacterized protein LOC128508748 isoform X1, with amino-acid sequence METSRVALIALVCVVFSSQKRISGAEVEMRVRRGDDVTLYSDCVWKSGFYSVWFRNCSHQHQPSFMISYSYMMIDSYPRYSFVFINLTSTYNLRIKNVTETDLGLYYCATLEKKISKTNDGVIISTDVYHYGNRSTRLSLLDKSSFSVTVSPNTTTPCVSEPSVSWTLVLSVCAVCVLLSSLLSSICVYCLCTHTTKAKVKADLTGRDKRTTLGHNEVGEGEVCYASLDIQNLEKKKMKRKMTVQHSEFSTYSEVRTENC; translated from the exons ATGGAGACATCAAGAGTCGCTCTCATCGCTCTCGTGT GTGTTGTGTTCTCCAGTCAGAAGAGGATCTCTGGAGCAGAAGTGGAGATGAGAGTCAGACGAGGAGACGACGTCACTCTCTACTCCGACTGTGTTTGGAAAAGTGGATTTTATTCAGTGTGGTTTAGAAACTGCTCACATCAGCATCAACCAAGTTTCATGATTTCCTATTCATATATGATGATTGATTCTTATCCACGTTACTCGTTTGTGTTTATTAACTTGACCAGTACCTACAATCTCCGGATTAAGAATGTGACAGAGACAGATTTGGGCCTGTACTACTGTGCTACGTTGGAGAAAAAGATTTCAAAAACAAATGATGGCGTGATCATCAGCACTGATGTGTATCATTATGGAAACAGATCCACTCGACTCTCTCTACTCG ATAAAAGCTCTTTTTCAGTTACTGTCTCTCCAAACACCACGACCCCGTGTGTATCAGAGCCGAGTGTGAGCTGGACGCtggtgttgagtgtgtgtgctgtgtgtgttctCCTCTCCTCACTCCTCTCCTCCATCTGTGTGTACTGCCTCTGCACACACACCACTAAAG CAAAAGTGAAAGCTGATCTAACAGGAAGAGACAAAAGGACGACTCTGGGACATAATGAGGTTGGAGAAGGTGAGGTCTGTTACGCCTCACTGGACATCCAGAACCTcgagaagaagaagatgaagaggaAGATGACGGTTCAGCACTCTGAGTTCAGCACGTATTCAGAGGTCAGAACTGAGAACTGCTGA
- the LOC128508750 gene encoding uncharacterized protein LOC128508750 isoform X3: METSRVALIALVCVVFSSQKRISGAEVEMRVRRGDDVTLYSDCVEESGLYPMWFRNCSEKDHPRFNISAKDIMSGTFLFHSFVFNASTKAHDLLIKNVTESDLGLYYCALHGNKIKNNSSGITYSEVYYYGNRLTRLSLECSGSVCKPCVSEHGVSLKLVFSVCAVCVLLSSFLSSICVYCLCTHTTKGTHTLNLFNYNLDILA; encoded by the exons ATGGAGACATCAAGAGTCGCTCTCATCGCTCTCGTGT GTGTTGTGTTCTCCAGTCAGAAGAGGATCTCTGGAGCAGAAGTGGAGATGAGAGTCAGACGAGGAGACGACGTCACTCTCTACTCCGACTGTGTTGAGGAAAGTGGATTATATCCGATGTGGTTTAGAAACTGTTCAGAGAAAGATCATCCTCGCTTTAACATATCAGCTAAAGATATTATGAGCGgcacttttctttttcactcgTTTGTGTTTAATGCGTCCACCAAAGCACACGATCTGTTGATTAAGAACGTCACAGAATCAGATCTGGGTCTGTACTACTGCGCTCTgcatggaaataaaataaagaacaacAGCAGCGGCATAACCTATAGCGAGGTGTACTACTATGGAAACAGACTTACTCGACTCTCTCTTG AATGCTCTGGCAGTGTGTGTAAGCCGTGTGTATCAGAGCACGGTGTTAGTTTGAAGCtggtgttcagtgtgtgtgctgtgtgtgttctcctctcctcttttctCTCCTCTATCTGTGTGTACTGCCTCTGCACACACACCACTAAAGGTACTCACACACTAAACctctttaattataatttagacATTTTAGCTTAA
- the LOC128508748 gene encoding uncharacterized protein LOC128508748 isoform X2: METSRVALIALVCVVFSSQKRISGAEVEMRVRRGDDVTLYSDCVWKSGFYSVWFRNCSHQHQPSFMISYSYMMIDSYPRYSFVFINLTSTYNLRIKNVTETDLGLYYCATLEKKISKTNDGVIISTDVYHYGNRSTRLSLLDKSSFSVTVSPNTTTPCVSEPSVSWTLVLSVCAVCVLLSSLLSSICVYCLCTHTTKGSEKRGGEPLTVNDFQVHQCERSVNGEFCCHTEVFYTLQKPTITSY, encoded by the exons ATGGAGACATCAAGAGTCGCTCTCATCGCTCTCGTGT GTGTTGTGTTCTCCAGTCAGAAGAGGATCTCTGGAGCAGAAGTGGAGATGAGAGTCAGACGAGGAGACGACGTCACTCTCTACTCCGACTGTGTTTGGAAAAGTGGATTTTATTCAGTGTGGTTTAGAAACTGCTCACATCAGCATCAACCAAGTTTCATGATTTCCTATTCATATATGATGATTGATTCTTATCCACGTTACTCGTTTGTGTTTATTAACTTGACCAGTACCTACAATCTCCGGATTAAGAATGTGACAGAGACAGATTTGGGCCTGTACTACTGTGCTACGTTGGAGAAAAAGATTTCAAAAACAAATGATGGCGTGATCATCAGCACTGATGTGTATCATTATGGAAACAGATCCACTCGACTCTCTCTACTCG ATAAAAGCTCTTTTTCAGTTACTGTCTCTCCAAACACCACGACCCCGTGTGTATCAGAGCCGAGTGTGAGCTGGACGCtggtgttgagtgtgtgtgctgtgtgtgttctCCTCTCCTCACTCCTCTCCTCCATCTGTGTGTACTGCCTCTGCACACACACCACTAAAG GTTCTGAAAAGAGAGGAGGAGAGCCGCTCACTGTAAATGACTTTCAG gtacATCAGTGTGAGAGGAGTGTAAACGGAGAGTTCTGTTGTCACACTGAAGTCTTTTACACACTTCAGAAACCAACAATCACatcatattaa
- the LOC128508213 gene encoding uncharacterized protein LOC128508213 yields the protein METSRVALIALVCVVFSSQKRISGAEVEMRVRRGDDVTLYSDCVSDSGFITVWFRNCSEKDHPRIMISLADLVNGELLGGDLTRYSFLLNKSTNAYDLLIKNITESDQGLYYCALTEQKFSGNNKDILNRLDVYHYGNRVNRLSVQESCPSVCEPCVSEPSVSWELVLSVCAVCVLLSSFLSSICVYCLCTHTTKEIKTEPAGTKKRTTLRHNETFLGNQDQNLPLLQI from the exons ATGGAGACATCAAGAGTCGCTCTCATCGCTCTCGTGT GTGTTGTGTTCTCCAGTCAGAAGAGGATCTCTGGAGCAGAAGTGGAGATGAGAGTCAGACGAGGAGACGACGTCACTCTTTACTCCGACTGTGTTTCTGATAGTGGATTTATTACAGTCTGGTTTAGAAACTGCTCAGAGAAAGATCATCCTCGAATAATGATCTCACTTGCTGATTTGGTAAATGGTGAACTACTGGGTGGTGATTTGACACGCTATTCATTTCTGTTAAACAAATCTACTAACGCATATGATCTGCTTATAAAGAACATTACTGAGTCAGATCAGGGACTGTACTACTGCGCTCTGACTGAGCAAAAGTTTTCAGGTAATAACAAGGACATCTTGAACCGCCTCGATGTGTATCATTATGGAAACAGAGTCAATCGACTTTCTGTACAAG AATCCTGCCCCAGTGTGTGTGAGCCGTGTGTATCAGAGCCGAGTGTGAGctgggagctggtgttgagtgtgtgtgctgtgtgtgtccTCCTGTCCTCATTCCTCTCCTCCATCTGTGTGTACTGCCTCTGCACACACACCACTAAAG AAATTAAAACTGAACCTGCAGGAACGAAAAAAAGGACAACTTTGAGACACAATGAG accttcttaggaaatcaagaccaaaacttaccccTGTTGCAGATTTAA
- the LOC128508750 gene encoding uncharacterized protein LOC128508750 isoform X2 has translation METSRVALIALVCVVFSSQKRISGAEVEMRVRRGDDVTLYSDCVEESGLYPMWFRNCSEKDHPRFNISAKDIMSGTFLFHSFVFNASTKAHDLLIKNVTESDLGLYYCALHGNKIKNNSSGITYSEVYYYGNRLTRLSLECSGSVCKPCVSEHGVSLKLVFSVCAVCVLLSSFLSSICVYCLCTHTTKDVKDDLTGCDKTMTLTRDEMCFLSTAAWKL, from the exons ATGGAGACATCAAGAGTCGCTCTCATCGCTCTCGTGT GTGTTGTGTTCTCCAGTCAGAAGAGGATCTCTGGAGCAGAAGTGGAGATGAGAGTCAGACGAGGAGACGACGTCACTCTCTACTCCGACTGTGTTGAGGAAAGTGGATTATATCCGATGTGGTTTAGAAACTGTTCAGAGAAAGATCATCCTCGCTTTAACATATCAGCTAAAGATATTATGAGCGgcacttttctttttcactcgTTTGTGTTTAATGCGTCCACCAAAGCACACGATCTGTTGATTAAGAACGTCACAGAATCAGATCTGGGTCTGTACTACTGCGCTCTgcatggaaataaaataaagaacaacAGCAGCGGCATAACCTATAGCGAGGTGTACTACTATGGAAACAGACTTACTCGACTCTCTCTTG AATGCTCTGGCAGTGTGTGTAAGCCGTGTGTATCAGAGCACGGTGTTAGTTTGAAGCtggtgttcagtgtgtgtgctgtgtgtgttctcctctcctcttttctCTCCTCTATCTGTGTGTACTGCCTCTGCACACACACCACTAAAG ATGTTAAAGATGATCTCACAGGTTGTGACAAAACGATGACTCTGACACGTGATGAG atgtgttttttatcCACTGCAGCCTGGAAGCTCTGA
- the LOC128508750 gene encoding uncharacterized protein LOC128508750 isoform X1, translated as METSRVALIALVCVVFSSQKRISGAEVEMRVRRGDDVTLYSDCVEESGLYPMWFRNCSEKDHPRFNISAKDIMSGTFLFHSFVFNASTKAHDLLIKNVTESDLGLYYCALHGNKIKNNSSGITYSEVYYYGNRLTRLSLECSGSVCKPCVSEHGVSLKLVFSVCAVCVLLSSFLSSICVYCLCTHTTKDVKDDLTGCDKTMTLTRDEPGSSDVFYVSLDIQPFQKKTKKKKRPQHFDFSTYSEVITERC; from the exons ATGGAGACATCAAGAGTCGCTCTCATCGCTCTCGTGT GTGTTGTGTTCTCCAGTCAGAAGAGGATCTCTGGAGCAGAAGTGGAGATGAGAGTCAGACGAGGAGACGACGTCACTCTCTACTCCGACTGTGTTGAGGAAAGTGGATTATATCCGATGTGGTTTAGAAACTGTTCAGAGAAAGATCATCCTCGCTTTAACATATCAGCTAAAGATATTATGAGCGgcacttttctttttcactcgTTTGTGTTTAATGCGTCCACCAAAGCACACGATCTGTTGATTAAGAACGTCACAGAATCAGATCTGGGTCTGTACTACTGCGCTCTgcatggaaataaaataaagaacaacAGCAGCGGCATAACCTATAGCGAGGTGTACTACTATGGAAACAGACTTACTCGACTCTCTCTTG AATGCTCTGGCAGTGTGTGTAAGCCGTGTGTATCAGAGCACGGTGTTAGTTTGAAGCtggtgttcagtgtgtgtgctgtgtgtgttctcctctcctcttttctCTCCTCTATCTGTGTGTACTGCCTCTGCACACACACCACTAAAG ATGTTAAAGATGATCTCACAGGTTGTGACAAAACGATGACTCTGACACGTGATGAG CCTGGAAGCTCTGATGTGTTTTATGTCTCTTTGGACATCCAGCCATTCCAgaagaagacaaaaaagaaaaagcgaCCTCAGCACTTTGACTTTAGTACCTATTCAGAGGTCATAACTGAGAGATGTTGA